A single window of Fervidicoccus fontis Kam940 DNA harbors:
- a CDS encoding 4Fe-4S binding protein, which produces MKFTPKIERYFDYEKLDWIISHGIGVDHTADMTAFSQTLAQVGALKGIETYYYMRYDDSPERNYIPMIFYTVFGNPNVPVLLHEEVEPVGELFNVIAVFSSSLLLQKTSQRALLFDGAKKNAILVVNTSISPDDVVKLVKKYNLAQDWFGRVVTISAARIDSAIAYPMLGAVASAWDRVDLDSLLAAADIFGKEKKKESIRKGYENSSVKEVHILAEETEMFKKIKNEIELPEYTGEFWTPEVYYTYQKAAAEAQTYSSRIASMPRWEVLAPGLIEFGPKPGNKNIGFTTQWRWQRPIIDYKRCTDCKLCHYYCPDGAISFNPIKIDYDYCKGCGICANVCPAKAISMVSELEHLEGLKDREVLRRFDQREYGF; this is translated from the coding sequence GTGAAATTCACACCAAAAATAGAAAGGTATTTTGATTATGAAAAACTTGATTGGATTATATCACACGGAATAGGCGTCGATCATACCGCAGATATGACGGCTTTTTCGCAAACTTTAGCTCAAGTAGGAGCACTCAAGGGAATTGAGACATATTACTACATGAGGTATGACGACAGCCCTGAAAGGAACTACATTCCCATGATCTTTTATACGGTGTTTGGCAATCCAAATGTTCCTGTGCTTCTTCACGAAGAGGTTGAGCCTGTTGGCGAACTTTTCAATGTTATTGCAGTTTTTAGCTCAAGTCTCCTGCTTCAAAAGACATCTCAAAGGGCTCTTTTATTCGATGGCGCAAAGAAGAATGCTATACTTGTTGTAAACACATCGATATCTCCTGATGACGTAGTCAAGCTAGTTAAAAAATACAATCTAGCACAAGACTGGTTCGGAAGGGTTGTAACTATAAGCGCGGCTAGGATAGATTCTGCTATTGCCTATCCTATGCTAGGAGCAGTAGCAAGTGCTTGGGACAGAGTTGACCTAGATTCTCTGCTTGCTGCGGCTGATATATTTGGTAAAGAGAAAAAGAAAGAATCTATAAGAAAGGGTTACGAAAATTCGTCAGTCAAAGAGGTCCATATACTTGCTGAGGAGACAGAGATGTTTAAGAAAATAAAGAACGAAATCGAACTTCCTGAATATACTGGAGAGTTCTGGACTCCAGAAGTCTACTATACATATCAGAAGGCAGCAGCCGAAGCTCAAACATACTCTTCAAGAATAGCTTCAATGCCTAGGTGGGAAGTCTTAGCACCTGGTTTGATCGAGTTTGGTCCAAAGCCTGGAAATAAAAACATCGGCTTTACGACTCAATGGAGGTGGCAGAGACCCATTATTGATTATAAGAGATGCACAGATTGCAAACTATGCCACTACTATTGCCCTGATGGCGCAATCAGTTTCAATCCAATAAAGATCGACTATGATTATTGCAAGGGCTGTGGCATTTGTGCTAATGTATGCCCCGCAAAGGCTATAAGTATGGTATCGGAACTTGAGCATCTTGAAGGCTTAAAGGATAGAGAGGTGCTTAGGAGATTTGACCAAAGAGAGTACGGATTCTGA
- a CDS encoding 2-oxoacid:ferredoxin oxidoreductase subunit alpha encodes MSSEIKNIPPVAIEKPKFKVWNGARAIAEAVKVADVDVISAYPIRPYTGIMNALASMIANGEFIADVVIADSEHSQFEIVKHASAVGARTFVGSSGVGLAYAAEAIIVTALSQLPVVGAIGTRALDDPGNFGMEWSDVLMFRDYGWLISWAKTVQEAHDMTLVAYRVAEDKRVLLPHFVVLDGAALTHVATPIVPVTKEQATDFLPPYKPPYRIDPIDGPVTKAQHIAPSLIGPEQRKLVDVATKRAKEVIVEAWKDFATYTGREYPPFIEAIGMEDADFALIGMGAYMKDIEIVAKRMREKGVKIGTIRLRYVRPFPAEDLLRVIDGVKAAGVIEFGYSFGSPFGTGSLYHEIATSLYETNTRPELLDFLFLGGREPKVEHFMKAAEMIIESVHKKPQKKAYWLTLRGEDI; translated from the coding sequence ATGTCATCCGAAATAAAAAACATTCCCCCAGTTGCAATTGAAAAGCCTAAATTCAAAGTATGGAATGGAGCTAGAGCGATAGCAGAGGCTGTTAAGGTTGCTGATGTTGATGTAATTTCCGCTTATCCGATCAGACCTTATACAGGAATAATGAATGCGTTAGCTTCAATGATAGCTAATGGAGAGTTCATTGCTGATGTTGTGATTGCTGATTCTGAGCACAGTCAATTTGAAATAGTTAAGCATGCTTCAGCCGTAGGAGCGAGGACGTTTGTAGGTAGTAGCGGTGTTGGACTGGCTTATGCGGCAGAAGCTATTATAGTAACAGCATTGAGTCAGTTGCCTGTAGTCGGTGCTATAGGGACTAGAGCTTTAGATGATCCAGGGAACTTTGGAATGGAGTGGAGCGATGTATTAATGTTTAGGGACTATGGGTGGCTTATATCATGGGCTAAAACAGTCCAAGAGGCCCACGATATGACTTTGGTCGCATATAGAGTTGCGGAAGACAAAAGGGTGCTCCTTCCTCATTTTGTAGTGTTGGATGGTGCGGCATTAACTCATGTTGCTACTCCAATTGTGCCTGTGACGAAAGAACAGGCTACTGACTTTTTGCCCCCATATAAACCTCCATACAGAATTGATCCAATTGATGGACCGGTAACTAAAGCTCAGCACATAGCACCATCACTTATAGGACCAGAACAAAGAAAGTTAGTAGACGTCGCTACAAAGAGGGCAAAAGAGGTAATAGTTGAAGCTTGGAAAGACTTTGCTACTTATACAGGAAGAGAGTACCCTCCATTTATAGAGGCTATTGGAATGGAGGATGCTGACTTCGCCCTCATTGGTATGGGAGCGTATATGAAGGATATAGAAATAGTTGCAAAAAGAATGAGAGAAAAAGGAGTTAAAATCGGTACTATTAGGCTGAGGTATGTGAGACCATTCCCTGCTGAGGATTTACTAAGAGTCATTGACGGAGTCAAGGCTGCTGGGGTAATAGAATTCGGCTATTCATTTGGCTCTCCATTTGGAACAGGTTCACTATATCACGAAATAGCGACATCGCTCTATGAAACGAATACAAGGCCAGAACTTTTGGACTTCCTTTTCCTAGGAGGAAGAGAACCAAAGGTAGAGCACTTTATGAAAGCTGCTGAAATGATAATCGAGTCGGTTCACAAGAAACCTCAGAAGAAAGCTTATTGGCTCACGCTCAGAGGTGAAGATATATGA
- a CDS encoding thiamine pyrophosphate-dependent enzyme: MIMQSEFKSLREIPPIDYYTAGRRTCAGCGPAIGYRLISKAAGPNTIFIGPTGCMYVANAHQFLTSPYSVPWHHTQLGGGGAAAIGIASALRTLMLKGKRKPEDINVIVMGGDGAMADIGLSGLSMGLSYDYQRLLYIVYDNEGYMNTGVQASSTTPWGATTTFTPSGKVKPLGNTRYKKNVALIAASHPNVKYVATATLWPPLDLMNKVVRALNSGGPSVIHALFPCPKGWFTSPADTVMLSKLAVETGMWVLWELIEGQFKLNYRPNPRKHVREYLSLQGRFRHLKDEDIDKMDKMIEEEWFYWNESAKQEKLILPY, from the coding sequence ATGATCATGCAATCAGAATTTAAGAGTTTGAGAGAAATTCCTCCTATTGACTACTATACAGCAGGGAGGAGGACATGTGCAGGCTGCGGGCCTGCAATAGGATATAGGCTTATATCTAAAGCTGCAGGTCCGAATACGATATTCATAGGACCAACGGGATGTATGTACGTAGCAAATGCTCATCAATTTCTAACATCGCCATATTCAGTTCCGTGGCACCATACTCAGCTTGGAGGGGGAGGAGCAGCTGCTATAGGCATTGCTTCTGCGCTAAGGACACTGATGTTAAAAGGCAAAAGGAAGCCCGAAGATATCAATGTGATAGTAATGGGCGGAGACGGAGCAATGGCAGATATAGGGCTTTCAGGATTGTCTATGGGATTATCTTATGATTATCAAAGATTGCTCTATATTGTATATGATAATGAGGGATATATGAACACAGGTGTACAAGCTTCAAGCACAACACCTTGGGGAGCTACAACCACATTTACTCCATCAGGTAAGGTAAAGCCTCTAGGAAACACCAGATATAAAAAGAACGTGGCTTTAATTGCAGCATCTCATCCAAATGTAAAATACGTAGCAACAGCGACTCTATGGCCACCTCTTGACTTAATGAATAAGGTAGTTAGAGCTCTAAATTCAGGAGGACCATCTGTAATACACGCTCTGTTTCCGTGTCCTAAAGGATGGTTCACATCTCCAGCTGATACGGTCATGCTTTCAAAACTTGCAGTTGAAACCGGCATGTGGGTGCTTTGGGAGCTGATAGAAGGACAATTTAAGCTGAATTACAGGCCTAATCCAAGAAAGCACGTCAGGGAGTACTTGTCATTACAGGGAAGATTCAGACACTTGAAGGATGAAGATATTGATAAAATGGATAAGATGATCGAAGAGGAATGGTTTTATTGGAACGAATCAGCTAAACAGGAAAAACTAATCCTTCCATATTAA